A window of Lagenorhynchus albirostris chromosome 11, mLagAlb1.1, whole genome shotgun sequence contains these coding sequences:
- the SOAT2 gene encoding sterol O-acyltransferase 2 yields the protein MEPRAAQLRRREGLGGEKEDRPSREGEPHFGNAECPGNNETHSGPDLLQWTRHMQAVKTQLLEQAQGQLTELLDQAMCEAIQTYPPQDRPVPSIPPDSLCKTREPSLGKRKVFINRKSLLDELMELKHFRTIYHMFVAGLCVFIISTLAIDFIDEGRLMLEFDLLIFSFGQLPLALVTWVPMFLSTLLLPYQALRLWARPQSRAAWTLGVGLGCMLLAGHTAVLSILPIHVAVEYQLPPASSCVLVFEQVRLLMKSYSFLRETVPGTLRARGGEGIRAPSFSSYLYFLFCPTLIYRETYPRTPNVRWNYVAKNFAQALGCVLYACFILGRLCVPVFANMSREPFSTRALVLSIMHATLPGIFMLLLIFFAFLHCWLNAFAEMLRFGDRMFYRDWWNSTSFSNYYRTWNVVVHDWLYSYVYQDGLWLLGGRARGAAMLGVFLVSAVVHEYIFCFVLGFFYPVMLLLFLFIGGPLNFMMHDRHTGPAWNVLMWTMLFLGQGIQVSLYCQEWYARRHCPLPQTTFWGLVTPRSWSCHT from the exons ATGGAGCCAAGGGCGGCCCAACTGCGGAGGAGAGAAGGGctaggaggagagaaggaagaccGGCCTTCCAGAGAAGGGGAGCCCCACTTTGGGAATGCAGAATGCCCAG GAAACAATGAGACACATAGCGGCCCAGATTTGCTACAATGGACCCGACATATGCAG GCTGTGAAGACGCAGTTGCTGGAGCAAGCACAAGGTCAGCTGACGGAGCTGCTGGATCAGGCCATGTGCGAGGCTATTCAAACCTACCCGCCACAAGACAGACCAGTGCCCTCCATCCCTCCAGATTCCTTGTGCAA GACCCGGGAGCCATCCCTGGGGAAACGGAAAGTTTTCATCAACCGCAAGTCCCTGCTTGA CGAGCTGATGGAGCTGAAGCATTTCCGCACCATCTACCACATGTTTGTCGCCGGCCTGTGTGTCTTCATCATCAGCACCCTGGCCATCGACTTCATTGATGAGGGCAG gcTGATGCTGGAGTTTGACCTACTGATCTTCAGCTTCGGACAGCTGCCCTTGGCGCTGGTAACGTGGGTCCCCATGTTCCTGTCCACTCTGCTGCTGCCCTACCAGGCTCTGCGGCTGTGGGCGAGGCCCCAGTCCAGAGCGGCCTGGACGCTGGGGGTGGGCCTGGGCTGCATGCTGCTGGCCGGCCACACAGCAGTGCTCAGCATCCTTCCAATCCATGTAGCAGTGGAGTATCAGCTCCCGCCAGCCTCCAGCTGTGTCCTAGTCTTTGAGCAG GTCAGGCTCCTGATGAAAAGCTACTCCTTCCTGAGAGAGACTGTGCCTGGGACACTTCGGGCCAGAGGAG GTGAGGGGATCCGGGCCCCCAGTTTCTCCAGCTACCTCTATTTCCTCTTCTGCCCCACACTCATCTACAGGGAGACTTACCCCAG GACACCCAACGTCAGGTGGAATTATGTGGCCAAGAACTTTGCCCAG gccctgggctgcgTGCTCTACGCCTGTTTCATCCTGGGCCGcctctgtgttcctgtctttgcCAACATGAGCAGGGAGCCCTTCAGCACCCGTGCCCTGGTGCTCTCCATCATGCACGCCACCTTGCCAG GCATTTTCATGCTGCTGCTCATCTTCTTTGCATTCCTTCACTGCTGGCTCAACGCCTTCGCAGAGATGCTACGATTTGGAGACAGAATGTTCTATCGG GACTGGTGGAACTCGACCTCCTTCTCCAACTACTACCGCACTTGGAACGTGGTGGTCCATGACTGGCTGTACAGCTATGTATATCAGGATGGGCTGTGG CTCCTTGGTGGCCGGGCCCGAGGGGCAGCCATGCTGGGCGTGTTCCTGGTCTCTGCAGTGGTCCACGAGTACATCTTCTGCTTCGTCCTGGGATTCTTCTACCCTGTCATGCTGTTGCTCTTCCTTTTCATTGGAG GGCCACTGAACTTCATGATGCATGACCGGCACACGGGCCCAGCGTGGAACGTGCTCATGTGGACCATGCTGTTTCTGGGCCAGGGCATCCAGGTCAGCCTGTACTGCCAGGAGTGGTATGCACGGCGccactgccccctgccccag ACAACCTTCTGGGGGCTGGTGACACCTCGATCTTGGTCCTGCCATACATAG
- the IGFBP6 gene encoding insulin-like growth factor-binding protein 6, which translates to MTPHRLLPPLLLTLLLAARPGGALARCPGCGQGVQAGCPGGCVEEEDGGPPAEGCAEAGGCLRREGQQCGVYTPNCAPGLQCQPPEKDEAPLRALLLGRGRCGRARAPSGENPKESKPQAGTTRQQDMNRRDQQRNPGTSTTPARPNPGGVQDTEMGPCRRHLDSVLQQLQTEIYRGAHTLYVPNCDHRGFYRKRQCRSSQGQRRGPCWCVDRMGQPLPGSPDGDGSSPCPTGSSG; encoded by the exons ATGACCCCCCACAGGCTGTTGCCGCCACTGCTGCTAACTCTGCTGCTCGCTGCCCGCCCAGGAGGCGCCTTGGCAAGGTGCCCAGGCTGCGGGCAGGGGGTGCAGGCGGGTTGTCCAGGGGGCTGCgtggaggaggaggatggggggCCGCCGGCGGAGGGCTGTGCGGAAGCTGGGGGCTGTctcaggagggaggggcagcagtGCGGGGTCTACACTCCAAACTGCGCCCCAGGACTGCAGTGCCAGCCGCCGGAGAAAGACGAGGCGCCTTTGCGGGCGCTGCTGCTGGGCCGGGGCCGCTGCGGCCGGGCGCGCGCGCCCTCGG GGGAGAATCCTAAGGAGAGTAAGCCCCAAGCAGGGACAACTCGCCAGCAGGACATGAACCGCAGAGACCAACAGAGGAATCCGGGGACCTCTACCACTCCCGCCCGGCCCAATCCTGGGGGCGTCCAAGACACTGAGATG GGCCCCTGCCGCAGACATCTGGACTCAGTGCTGCAGCAACTCCAGACCGAGATCTACCGCGGGGCTCACACCCTCTACGTGCCTAATTGTGACCATCGGGGCTTCTACCGGAAGCGGCAG TGCCGCTCCTCCCAGGGGCAGCGCCGAGGTCCCTGCTGGTGTGTGGATCGCATGGGCCAGCCCCTGCCCGGGTCCCCAGACGGCGATGGaagctccccctgccccaccggGAGCAGTGGCTAA